A genomic window from Methylorubrum extorquens includes:
- a CDS encoding hemolysin family protein — protein MTNDRSRGAALAAPAADAEPPPREAWYDRLLNVFQMRPRDSLRTDIEEALAEPGTGEDAFSPLERAMLKNVLGLHKVRVDDVMLPRADIVAVASDTSLGDLLKLFRTAGHSRLPVYGETLDDPRGMVHIRDFVEYLATQAEAAPRRAAPQPVVTGAEAKPTPRPRRTASARGALRSLDLGKVDLTATLASTRIQRPVLFVPPSMPAIDLLVRMQATRTHMALVIDEYGGTDGLISIEDLIEMVVGDIEDEHDVAEGQLVNRMEGETEAYIADARAGLAEVSAATGLDLAAAFGELAEEIDTIGGLIVTLAGRVPKRGERIPGPDDLEFEVLDADPRRVKRIKLQRAQAKIGTVVPLALPPPRPAPHAPDTDTAQVAESGR, from the coding sequence ATGACCAACGACCGAAGTCGCGGCGCGGCCCTGGCCGCGCCAGCCGCGGACGCCGAACCGCCCCCACGCGAGGCGTGGTACGATCGTCTGCTGAACGTCTTCCAAATGCGTCCGCGCGACTCCCTGCGCACCGACATCGAGGAGGCCCTGGCCGAGCCCGGCACGGGTGAGGACGCCTTTTCTCCCCTCGAGCGCGCCATGCTCAAGAACGTGCTCGGCCTGCACAAGGTGCGCGTCGACGATGTGATGCTGCCCCGCGCCGACATCGTGGCAGTGGCCAGCGACACCAGCCTCGGCGATCTCCTGAAGCTGTTCCGCACCGCCGGCCATTCGCGCCTGCCGGTCTACGGCGAAACCCTCGACGATCCCCGCGGCATGGTCCACATCCGCGACTTCGTGGAATACCTCGCCACCCAGGCGGAAGCCGCGCCGCGCCGGGCCGCGCCGCAGCCCGTGGTCACCGGCGCCGAGGCCAAGCCGACGCCGCGCCCGCGCCGCACGGCTTCCGCCCGCGGCGCGCTGCGCAGCCTCGATCTCGGCAAGGTCGATCTTACCGCAACCCTTGCCTCCACCCGGATCCAGCGTCCGGTGCTGTTCGTCCCGCCCTCCATGCCGGCCATCGATCTGCTGGTGCGGATGCAGGCCACGCGCACCCACATGGCGCTGGTCATCGACGAGTATGGCGGCACCGATGGGCTGATCTCGATCGAGGATCTGATCGAGATGGTCGTCGGCGACATCGAGGATGAGCACGACGTGGCCGAGGGCCAGCTCGTCAACCGCATGGAAGGCGAGACGGAGGCATACATCGCCGACGCCCGCGCCGGCCTCGCGGAGGTGTCGGCGGCCACCGGCCTCGACCTCGCCGCCGCCTTCGGGGAACTCGCGGAAGAAATCGACACGATCGGCGGCCTGATCGTCACCCTGGCTGGCCGGGTTCCGAAGCGCGGTGAGCGAATTCCCGGCCCCGACGACCTCGAATTCGAGGTGCTCGACGCCGACCCCCGGCGGGTCAAGCGGATCAAGCTCCAGCGCGCGCAGGCCAAGATCGGCACCGTGGTGCCGCTCGCCCTACCACCGCCCCGCCCGGCACCGCACGCACCCGACACGGACACCGCGCAGGTCGCTGAATCCGGCCGGTAA
- the ybeY gene encoding rRNA maturation RNase YbeY: MSDNEIDIAVEDARWEQAIPELEAFTLRAVEAGLAILPDSAAGPVEVSVLLADDATVQALNRTWRNKDKPTNVLSFPAAEQPSQPGLARPLGDVVLAYDTLVRESAEQSKPFEHHFAHLLVHGTLHLLGQDHETGEAEADAMEALEVAALRALGIPNPYDD, encoded by the coding sequence ATGAGCGACAACGAGATCGACATCGCCGTCGAGGATGCGCGCTGGGAACAGGCGATCCCCGAACTGGAGGCGTTCACGCTGCGGGCCGTCGAGGCGGGATTGGCAATTCTGCCCGATTCGGCCGCCGGCCCCGTCGAAGTGAGCGTCCTGCTCGCCGACGACGCCACCGTTCAAGCCCTCAACCGCACATGGCGGAACAAGGATAAACCCACCAACGTGTTATCGTTTCCGGCCGCGGAGCAACCGTCCCAGCCCGGTCTGGCACGGCCGCTGGGCGACGTGGTTCTTGCGTATGACACGCTCGTGCGCGAGAGTGCGGAGCAGTCGAAGCCCTTCGAGCACCATTTCGCCCACCTCCTCGTTCATGGCACCCTTCACCTTCTCGGACAGGACCATGAGACCGGCGAGGCCGAGGCCGACGCCATGGAGGCGCTCGAGGTCGCCGCGCTCCGCGCGCTCGGCATTCCGAACCCTTACGACGACTGA
- a CDS encoding PhoH family protein — MPIDVASARGPAGRNNRPSPGRPGLAEVVEVSLTFDDNRLASLVFGQYDQNVAHIERRLGITGTALGNHLVVKGTPEAAEKARRVFERLYTRVQKAGTTLTLGDVDGVIQEVTVQGNLFPSAEIVADNGREQFEQIATRKRGAVRARNAAQSDYIKLLRANELVFAEGPAGTGKTWLAVGHAVSMLEQGHAERLILSRPAVEAGERLGFLPGDMREKVDPYLRPIYDALYDFMEARHVDRGLQTGIIEIAPLAFMRGRTLTNAVVLLDEAQNTTSMQMKMFLTRLGENSRMIITGDPSQIDLPPGQKSGLVEAVNVLDGVEGIGRVRFRDVDVVRHDLVRRIVTAYESAAHGEGEADRNPNPRRRPLA, encoded by the coding sequence GTGCCGATTGACGTTGCGTCCGCCCGTGGCCCTGCTGGCCGCAACAACCGCCCCTCACCGGGGCGTCCGGGTCTCGCCGAAGTTGTGGAGGTCTCGCTCACCTTCGACGACAACCGCCTCGCCAGTCTCGTCTTCGGTCAGTACGACCAAAACGTCGCCCATATCGAGCGACGGCTCGGCATCACCGGCACGGCGCTCGGCAACCACCTCGTGGTCAAGGGCACGCCTGAGGCTGCCGAGAAGGCACGCCGCGTGTTCGAGCGGCTCTACACGCGGGTGCAGAAGGCCGGCACGACCCTGACACTGGGCGACGTCGACGGGGTGATCCAAGAGGTCACCGTGCAGGGCAACCTGTTCCCCTCCGCCGAGATCGTCGCAGATAATGGCCGCGAGCAATTCGAGCAGATCGCCACCCGCAAGCGCGGCGCCGTGCGCGCCCGCAACGCGGCGCAGAGCGACTACATCAAGCTCCTGCGAGCCAACGAACTCGTCTTCGCCGAAGGCCCCGCCGGCACCGGCAAGACCTGGCTCGCGGTCGGCCACGCCGTCTCGATGCTGGAGCAGGGCCATGCCGAGCGGCTGATCCTGTCGCGCCCGGCGGTCGAGGCCGGCGAGCGGCTCGGCTTCCTGCCCGGCGACATGCGTGAGAAGGTCGATCCGTATCTTCGACCGATCTACGATGCGCTCTACGACTTCATGGAGGCGCGCCACGTCGATCGCGGCCTTCAGACCGGCATCATCGAGATCGCCCCGCTCGCCTTCATGCGCGGGCGCACGCTGACCAATGCCGTGGTGCTGCTCGATGAGGCGCAGAACACGACCTCGATGCAGATGAAGATGTTCCTGACCCGATTGGGCGAGAACTCGCGCATGATCATCACCGGCGATCCGAGCCAGATCGACCTGCCGCCGGGCCAGAAATCCGGCCTCGTCGAGGCGGTGAACGTGCTCGACGGCGTCGAGGGCATCGGCCGCGTGCGCTTCCGCGACGTGGACGTGGTGCGCCACGATCTCGTGCGCCGCATCGTCACGGCCTACGAGTCCGCCGCCCACGGCGAGGGCGAGGCCGACCGCAACCCGAACCCGCGGCGCCGGCCGCTGGCGTGA
- the miaB gene encoding tRNA (N6-isopentenyl adenosine(37)-C2)-methylthiotransferase MiaB, whose translation MKKAYVKSYGCQMNAYDAGRMADVLAAEGYSATDSVEEADVVVLNTCHIREKAAEKVYSELGRLRVLKGERAESGQDTRIVVAGCVAQAEGREILSRAPAVDVVVGPQSYHRLPDLLRQSRETRVVDTEFPAEDKFDHLPARRNRGVTGFLTVQEGCDKFCAFCVVPYTRGAEVSRSVAAVVDEARRLVEGGVREITLIGQNVNAYHGDGPDGAPATLGHLMDALSAVPGLLRLRYTTSHPNDFADDLIAAHETNPLVMPYLHLPVQSGSDRILQAMNRRHTGDAYRRLIERIRNARPDIALSSDFIVGFPGETDADFAETLRLVSDVGFSAAFSFKYSPRAGTPAAEREDAVPEAVKTERLAALQDLLDRQRHAYNAASVGTLTEILVEKTGRHPGQVAGKTPHLQAVQFDAPASTIGTVVPVRITRAGSNSLFGEALEGAAAAA comes from the coding sequence TTGAAGAAAGCCTACGTTAAGTCCTACGGCTGCCAGATGAACGCCTACGACGCCGGCCGCATGGCCGACGTGCTGGCGGCCGAGGGCTACAGCGCGACGGACTCGGTCGAGGAGGCCGACGTCGTCGTCCTCAACACCTGCCACATCCGCGAGAAGGCCGCCGAGAAGGTCTATTCCGAACTCGGGCGCCTACGTGTGCTCAAGGGCGAGCGCGCCGAGAGCGGGCAGGACACCCGCATCGTGGTGGCGGGCTGCGTCGCGCAGGCGGAAGGCCGCGAGATTTTGTCCCGTGCACCGGCTGTGGACGTGGTGGTGGGCCCGCAGAGCTATCACCGCCTGCCGGACCTGCTGCGCCAGTCGCGCGAGACCCGCGTCGTCGACACCGAGTTTCCGGCCGAGGACAAGTTCGACCACCTGCCGGCCCGGCGCAACCGCGGCGTCACCGGCTTCCTGACCGTGCAGGAGGGCTGCGACAAGTTCTGCGCCTTCTGCGTCGTGCCCTATACCCGCGGTGCGGAGGTCTCGCGCTCGGTGGCGGCGGTGGTGGACGAAGCGCGCCGCCTCGTCGAGGGTGGGGTGCGCGAAATCACCCTCATTGGCCAGAACGTCAACGCCTATCACGGCGATGGGCCGGATGGCGCCCCCGCGACGCTCGGCCACCTAATGGACGCGCTCTCCGCGGTGCCGGGCCTCCTGCGCCTGCGCTACACCACGAGCCACCCGAACGATTTCGCCGACGATCTCATCGCCGCGCACGAAACAAACCCGCTGGTGATGCCATACCTGCATCTGCCGGTGCAGTCGGGCTCGGACCGCATCCTCCAGGCGATGAACCGGCGCCACACGGGTGACGCCTACCGCCGGCTGATCGAGCGCATCCGGAATGCGCGGCCCGACATCGCCCTGTCCTCGGACTTCATCGTCGGCTTCCCCGGCGAGACCGATGCCGACTTCGCCGAGACCCTACGGCTCGTCTCCGACGTCGGCTTTTCGGCGGCGTTCTCGTTCAAGTACAGCCCGCGGGCCGGCACGCCCGCGGCGGAGCGCGAGGATGCGGTGCCGGAGGCGGTGAAGACCGAGCGGCTCGCCGCCCTCCAAGACCTCCTCGACCGTCAGCGCCACGCCTACAACGCGGCGAGCGTCGGCACGCTCACCGAGATCCTGGTCGAGAAGACCGGCCGGCATCCGGGCCAGGTCGCGGGCAAGACGCCGCACCTCCAGGCGGTGCAGTTCGATGCGCCCGCCTCCACCATCGGCACGGTGGTGCCGGTGCGCATCACGCGGGCGGGCTCCAACAGCCTGTTCGGCGAAGCGCTGGAGGGTGCGGCGGCGGCCGCGTGA
- a CDS encoding MEKHLA domain-containing protein, with product MRLAEDPAFFALLTGSFLRLVGRPLIPEPDLGPDWLYAQAPFAVLAHDRSADPLFVYANRVVQRAFGYGWDDIVGMPSRLSAEAPERAERQRLLDAVARDGFVSDYAGVRVAKDGRRFPVTDGIVWQLVDEGGIVRGQAATFPMPA from the coding sequence GTGAGGCTCGCCGAAGATCCCGCCTTCTTCGCCCTGCTGACCGGCAGCTTCCTGCGCCTCGTCGGCCGCCCGCTCATCCCTGAGCCGGATCTCGGGCCAGACTGGCTCTACGCGCAGGCGCCCTTCGCCGTGCTGGCCCACGACAGGAGCGCCGACCCGCTCTTCGTCTATGCCAACCGGGTGGTGCAGCGGGCCTTCGGCTACGGCTGGGATGACATCGTCGGCATGCCCTCGCGGCTTTCGGCCGAGGCGCCGGAGCGGGCCGAGCGGCAGCGCCTGCTCGACGCGGTCGCCCGCGACGGGTTCGTCTCGGATTATGCGGGCGTTCGCGTTGCCAAGGACGGGCGGCGCTTCCCGGTCACCGACGGCATCGTCTGGCAACTCGTGGATGAGGGCGGGATCGTTCGCGGCCAAGCGGCGACTTTCCCGATGCCGGCCTGA